Within the Musa acuminata AAA Group cultivar baxijiao chromosome BXJ2-9, Cavendish_Baxijiao_AAA, whole genome shotgun sequence genome, the region TGGCATATGACGGCGCCGCTGGGTGCCGCGGGTaactattgtggatgaggaggggGATCAACGACGATAGGTGAgacaaagagagaggaggaagaggacgacgCAGATGCTGACGCTTTCCATCTGTGTCGGGATCGATGCAGATGCATATGCAGAGCAACAAAAGTGCTACTCGGCATTTGAATCGACGTCGACATAGATGTAAATATAGATGCAGAGTATCACTTGGCATCTGCATTGGTGCCGACGCACATGCAGATGCAAAGCGCGTCGCTAGGCATTTGCGTTGGTGCTAACAATGATGCGGGGAAGGGCGGTGCTGCTCTACATCTACGTCGACGCCAATGCAAATGCAGAGTGTCAGTTTTTGcgttgtcctcttcctcttctccctttccCTCACCTCTCTTCGTTGCTGTTTGTCATAACCGAAAATGTAACTGGGacgttaaaattacttttttgccCATCATTTTCGTGCTTCCGTCAATAAAATTGACGACGTTAGGGTTAATAGAGCTAGATGTTTCACTCTCATAATCATAGGGATTCCAATGTAAATTTTGAAATCTAGGGACCAGAATGCTAAAAAGGTCTAATTAcaggggataatatgtaattagcctcttCTTGCTACTAAAATGGTGGACCTAGAAGTCCTAGCAAAACTAACTACCCAGTTGGCAACCTTGTTTGCCTCTCTAGAAGCACGGTTAATAGTAATGCCATCAAACATTCTCATCGAGACAAAGATGTCACCGTACGTGCTGAGTTGCTGCCAAGGAGGTGGTTTCTTCTTGTTAAAAATTTCTGCCAGGTTTCACAGCATCACTCTTCACCGGCAGCCATGAAATTCTCTCGTTGATTGCTATCTGCATGCCTTCCCTTGCAACAATAACTTCACCCCTTCCCTCCGGGGCTTTCTTGTACATACCTACCACCTGAAACCAAGCAATTGCCATTAGAATCTCTGAGGATAAAGCCTAttccccctatatattttttggagaTCACACTCCACCAGTGTTCAATTTTAACCATCTATAGTGAGGTTTCCCCATCCCACAGTGACCTTATGTATCCTGCCAGACCCTTCAGATATTTTGGCCTCAGCATAGCGCAATGAAGCCTTGATTACTATCATTCCCCTTGTAATTCGTCTTCTCCTTTGGTTTTTTGTAAATCATGGAGAGCTAAGTGAAATGGAGTTCACAGGTTGAAGGCTTCAAGTTAtttcaatataaaattatcaGCTACTAAGTTTTTATGACTTCTAGGTTTGCTTTTGGTAAGTGTAAGGTGAATGATTAGTGTATGTTTATTGCCAATTGTCATGTTTATCTGTTTTGGTTTAGCTTCTGGTCTGTTTGGTCTGGGAAAATGAATGGGTAGCTTTTATTCGGTGGTTTTATATCTCTGTTCGTATTGCCAAAAGGAAATTCAATACTTTCTTTAGAAATGGACTTTAGCTGCAATTTTGTTACAAAGTTATGTATTGCCCGATTCCCAATCCACCTGGGTATTCCTTAAGAATTGCAGTGTGCTATTTGATGAACAGTTCAACTTACTGATGAGAGTAGAAGAAAGATagtgagttaaattatgaaatatatcaaggaaATAAAAAATAAGGAGGATTTCTTTATCTTCTTTGGTGTCCACCTGAGAAAAGGAGATCTAACAAGTTTAAATACATTATTATAAGAACAAAATAACCACTCTCATTACCATGTCTCAAGGTTTATATTCATGTCTAGCATCTACAACATATAAAAAAGCATCATGGAAGAAACCTTCCTTCATTAATAATTTCATCAGCTTCCAGAATTTCATTAAATAAGACCTTTAGAAGTTTTCAAATATTCTTGAGACAGCTAAACAATTTGCCTAAGTTGTTCAATGTAACCATACAAAGATTCTTAGACATCTTAATCCAAAAAAAATGTTGGAAAGTTTACTTCAGAAGTTGACATCATTGGACTTGAGATATTGGTGAATTTCTTTCTCATCCTTGTGACAAATTCTGCAGTGACATCTTTATCTGGATGTTTCTCTTGCTCTTGGTCTTTATTGGTGTTCTAATTTGTACTTGCATTATTTTTCTAGTAGACATAGATTGTTCTACTGATCAATCATGACCTATATCACCTGATCTAGATTGTTATCAACCAAGCCCGATCCAAGATTTTCTGATTTCTTGGCCTTTTTTCAGAATTGGTCACAAATGATTATTTATTAGGCTCTAAGTGGGTAAAATTTGGCCAATTTCAGATGGCTTGTCAAACTCATTAGTATAGAAAAAAGAATGATATTGGTGGTTGCTTtatgagggagaagaggaagagaatcaAGTGAGGGAAGGAAGGTAAAGTAAAAGTTTCAAATATGGGTCAGTTGGTGCATACTAACTAATGTTTACCGGTTTGACAAAGGACCGATATCAGACCATATGGTCTGTTAGTAGTCGGCattactttttttattatttatttagactGACACCAGACAATATCAGTAGTATATAGCTTGGTATATTGGTAACACTTGGGTCCAATTGCTGAAATCGGTACAAGATTGAGATTCAGAGCCTTGATTATGACTAAGGACTTGCACAGACGGATATTGCAGTAATCATGTTCACAAATCACAAACCTTTTTGTTGACAAACTCATTGCTTGCCACTGTTGTTGTAATGTTTTGCATTTGCGATCATTTGTGACCACAAGGAGCATGTAGAGAGACAGAGTTTAAGTAGAGACTAGATCTTAGCTCTTTAAGAAAACATTTTTACCAGGTAGAGAATAAAGATGTCATGAGCTTTGGGTTAATCTTAAATTGGTGGGTGTCATTTTCAAAGGTCTTTCATTTGcctctttttttttgtattatacaGAGCTTCACCCGTAACAAATGTTCGGGCCACAAGAGGCACACAACGCCATCCTTAAAGCTacagttgtatcatatacacctctttgTATTACTTAGAAGCATGGTTTTGCATTTTTGGCACCGAACCCCTGTCGGTCCTGATTGGTCCAGTGCATGCCAAGCATACTGACAAAATATGCTGGCATGGGCCAGGTacccttttctaaatggtttgacTATCAGAAACCCTAACAAAATTCTATTTTCTGGATGTTTcctacttgatagaatcaatattatataatttaCGTGGTTCAAGTCTACATAACAACATATATTGCACTGAAATATGTAATGGAAAAGAAATACTGATGGGATCGAAAAAATATATTGTAACGCACAAATAAGGGTTGATGAGGGAACAGAGATAGAGCAAGGTAGGAAGAACTTAAGGGGTCATGGCTAGTttcaaagagagaaagaaagtgaAAAAGGGACTTGTCTGCTCTCTTTTAAACCGACCCCAGTGGGTCTCTTTGAAGTCCAAACACCAACCGATAGGCTTACTGCTTGACCCGCCAGCATACTGCTTGGTTTGTAGAAGCATCATTTTTGTATGTCCATCATTGGAGAATAGTGTGGATCTATTGACTTACCTTCAAAATgtacttttttttattgattagtaTCATTTTGTATGTCAATTGTTCGAACATAGTGCGCTCTGATTTATCTTTCAGATATACATACTTTTTTGTACTTTATTTTATCCATTAAAAAGATTAATATGGTACCTTGATTACTTGCTATCTATGTCTTTGTAAAAAGATTCATTAGCTTTTTAAAACATAGTGTGCTTTGTATGTTCTATAGTTGCAAAAGGATCTTATATATCAAGAGGTCATACCATCTCTGACTATTTGCCTCGTCTTATGAGTGTATTACTGCACTGCAAGGTGATATGATACattatcatttttattaaatttatatcttggtattatattattatttgtttTCTAAATAAACATATAATAATTAACTTTAATGCAgcattttataatttattatttgtatGACATTTAATCTTTTATATTCTGATTTCTTTTTTTTAGAGATATATCAGAAATATTAAGATAAAAACATCTTCTTGCCTGATCTTTTTTCAAATTTCATACAATGTTTTTGGTAATTTTCTATTTTCTATGATTTTTCTTCTTTGCAAGACTTTTAAATTGTTTTGCAGCCAACAATGGTCCTGCCAACCCGATTTGGTGAATCCCAATCTTTTCATTCCTATCTGATCTACATTCTGATATGAATATTTCAGACTATGGTTAAGATATTTTTTGGTAACAACAAGGCTCATAAATAATGGCAATACTTTTAACAATTATTCCATGATCTCCTAGTCTAGTTAGGCAGCTCGTGATGTTAATCTCGTTTGTTCTTCTACTTGATTTCTCACATAATGTTCTTGCCATTTGTTTTATTCTCTACTTTGATTGTCTCATTAGCCGGAGCCATAGAAATTTTCATTTTCTCTGATACAATTCATATGTTTTTTACTTTTTCCAAGACAAAATGTTGGACATAAGAAATATAGTTTTTTGGTCTTTATAGACCTGAAGCTGTGTaattttgtttgatttttttagGTGTTAAACAAAAATTATAGTTGTTTGTATATTGTAAATATCTGCTTAACAAAAATGATTTAATTTGTCTGCTAAGTGTACTTGGTTGGAGTAAGTATATAGactaaaaaatatttgatttcagAATGTTTAGCAAAGGTTTCACCTTTGTGGGTTCAGTCTTATAGATGTAAGTTTCACATCTTTATCAGAAATTGTTCTTGGATTTGCCTTTATCTTTTATAATTCATGTACTGTGAAATTGACTAGCATTCTTACATTGTATCTCTTTTTGATTGCTGCAGAGTTTCTTTTCCAAGCACAAAACTGTTTGACGAATTGTGGTATGGATGATGAGTCGGATGTAGTAAGTGGTTGATATTTTCTCTAGCAGTATGTCAAACTTGGTTGTTTTGATGATTGTTTGATTAACATTTTGGTTTCTTAGCTGGCTGACTCTTTTGATGATATAATGTCTATAACAATTATGTTTAATCTTCTTTGTGTTGCTTTActgatttctttttttaattttattttgtttcCGATGAATCTGAGTTTGCACGTAGTGACAAATAATTATGGTAATTTATTTGCATAATCGTCCTCATGCAAACTCGTTGGCGCCTTATGTCTCATGTGCTTTTGggcatttttatcatttatatactCCCCGAATCATATGGCAATTTTATCACAAGTGAATCCTCTGATTCATACAATCAGATCAAACGTCCTGGATATGTTGGTGGACTAGAACTTGTAGGTACAAGTGCATAGGCTTTATCCAGTCACTTTGAGATATCACAGAACACTCTTTTCACTGGTGAAGTTTTGagtgttttttttccttttgtttcgaGAAATGAAAGATATTGCTCAAATAGAGAGATCACAGAGCACTCCTTTCAAAGCTTTGATGAATATGTCGGCTGGTCTGGCTGGTGAGGTATCCTGGATCAAATCGTCTTCACCAGTTATCCTtagaaggaagagaaaaaaatattactaACAGTCGGTAAATCCTTAAGAATTGACGTCATTAACCATCATCCCTTGCGCCTCGCGTACGTCAAAAAAAAAACCCGTACAAGCCATATTATGGTCAACAAGCCATCCTTCGCATACTTATAGCAATCACCAGGATAAAGAGAAGGCAATGTTTGTTATAACTTGATGTTGCCCCACCACCACATAGTGGCTGTGGTTTCCAAGCGTGGCGGGCTCCACGAAAACGCTACGCCTCCGACCCATCCATCATCATCCACCCCCCCTTCCCTACGACCCCTTCCTCACCGCCCCTCCCTCTCTCTGTGCCTGTTCTTTTCGGTGTTGTTGCCGTTGTAGTTGGTCGCCTTTGCTGTTATTGTTGTAGTTGTTGCGGTGGTTACACAGTaagaggaagatgagaaggaGAGGTGCAGTCTGATGGGATAAAAGTGAGATTCTCTACAAGTGATGGCGGTAGTTTCGCTTGAGCTTTTCTTGGAGATCTTTAAGGTCGGGTGTCGTGGTTTCAGACGCTGCCCTCCTCCTCTCTCGTCTTCTCTCCTCTAATCCCCTCGCACGCACACGCGTATCGGGTGGGTGGCCCCTCTCTGTTCCTGCAAAACTAACCCCACCAACGACAAGTACGCAGAAACGCATGGAATGCTCCCTCTTCCTCTGATCACTATATAACCTTGCTTGCCTACTGCTACTCTTATCAAACTTGCTCTTGAATCTTACCGGATAAAGATGAGCATCCCAGTGAATGGCCACTCGGGCGTGCCGCCGGGCTTCCGCTTCCACCCAACCGAGGAGGAGCTCCTAAACTTCTACCTGAGAAAGAAGGTGGCGTGTGAGAAGATCGACCTCGACGTCATCCGCGACGTCGACCTCAACAAGCTCGAGCCATGGGACATCCAAGGTGTCGCCGACGCCCAGCTCTCTCTGATACTTTAGCTTGCTCTCTCTTGTGAACCAGAGAAGTGCACTTTCTGATACTTTCGCTTGCTCTCCTACACGCTTATTGAAGTTGCTATCGAATCTTGTGAAGCAGAGAAGTGCAGGATTGGGTCGACGCCGCAGAACGACTGGTACTTCTTCAGCCACAAGGACAAGAAGTACCCCACGGGCACTCGCACCAACCGTGCGACGGCGGTCGGGTTCTGGAAGGCCACTGGCCGGGACAAGGTCATCTGTTCCAGCATCAAGCGGATTGGGATGAGGAAGACGCTGGTGTTCTACAAAGGCCGCGCCCCTCACGGCCAGAAGTCAGATTGGATCATGCATGAGTACAGGCTCGACGATCGCTCCGACATGAGCTACCCACCCAACGTATGCAGTAGGGTTTTAGAGCTTGTCGATATAGTCTGCTTGCTTGTGTTCTGATTTCTTCTTGATGATCCAGCCTGCTTGCTTGATGGAAGAAGCTACAAACCAAGAAGATGGTTGGGTGATCTGCcgagtgttcaagaagaagaaccATCATCATCAAAAGAGCGTGGAAAGCGCCACcaactgctcttcttcttctctctccgcCGATGCCAAGACAGAGTGGCTGCACCCAAACAGCGACGGCATGTTGGGCCAAATCCTCCAATACATGGGAAGATCTTGCAAGGAAGAGAGACAAGATCTCAACAGTGAGAAGTTGATGAGGCTTCCACCACTCCATAGCCCGACCCTTCCATGGTTTCCGGAGAACTACACCAACCAACAACTCGATCATCCATCCGGGTATCAGACGAGCTACGTACCGGACGCGATCCATGCCCTCGCGGGCACCGAGTCAAGCATCAACAGCTGGGCCGCGCTCGATGGGCTTCTCGCGTCGGAGCTGGACGGCCAGGCGGAGGCGCTGAAGCCACTCCCCTGCTTCGATGACCCAAGCTTGGGTGTCTGCTCGCCTGCAACACTGTTCACCCCGGACATCCATCGCAATCGCGACAGGGACGACGGCGACGACGATCTGTGGAGCTTGGCGAGGCCAGCAACGAAGCACATCAGCCACGTTCCATACTAACGCGAAACCTTCGTTTTCTTCACGGTCTGAGGAAAACGAGTTTTGTCGCCCCAAATAGTATGCATAAATAAGGTGACTGAGTGGTGGTAGACGGCTCCTCCTGTAATATTTTACGGAGAGGTGGATGTTAGGAGAAGATGGAACTTTAGTTAGTGTAGTTTGGTGTGGCTTCGTTTCATCTCTGGCCGAGGAATTCCACGGCGATGGCGATCCATCGTTCTGTCTTGTCAAAGTTGGCGTCAGTCTGCTTTAAGAGAGGAGAAGTGACATGAGAAGGGATCGCATGTGAAACACACACAGAGAAAGCGTGCTTAGTGCTGCGTTAATTTAATTAGCTTTTACATGTTTCAGAATTTAACATGGTCTTAGAGTAACATGTGGAGCATCGAAGTCATTCCAACGTCACATCATCGTGATAGTGTGTTGTTGTCCCGTAAAAGAATCCCCAAACCAAACCAAAGTCAAATACCTTTTAGTATTAATTTGATATTCCTATAAACATCTATCTTAATATCTTCGGTCTTATCCACGTaaatatgaaataaaagataaaaatataattttactattctAGTTAATGATGACGAACGATAATATTGTTGGGAGCCGTAGGTGACTATTATGGATGAAGAAAGTGATAGCAAGATGTAAGGATCGCTGTGTATTTACGTCGACATTGATGTAATTACTAATGACAAAAGGATTATCGATACAAATGCCGAGTAGCGACGTGGATGTAATTGCTAAGCGACGAAAGGGCCATCGATACAAATGTTAAGCAGCGTTGCTCGACAATTGCATCGATGCCGACGCAAATGTAAAATGACTCTTACCTCTCGTCGCTATTCTTCTCATCCATAATAGTCATCCATGGGCCCCCAGCGATGTTGTCGTCAGCCACCACTAATGTCGTACGTTATtaccaattaaaatattaaaattattattttattatttattttcgtaTTTTCGTTGATAGAATCGATAACATTAGGATAAATGAAtttagatgttttatttttataactacgtaaatattaatataattttttaaaatataaaaaaaataaaaataaaaagaataatatacAATTAGCCCCAATTGTCGACATGCATGAGTCTACTAAGAAATGAACGGTATTCTATTTTATCTCTCTTCCGAGGGGGGCAAATAAACTCTGCAAGTGGATCCAAACATATAGGAGGTAGCAGTCGTTCCAATGCTCGACAATCCCGCTGCGCCAATTCCGTCTCCCATAAACATCGTTCGCCCcatcttccccttctcctttcccaTCCCGCATGAACGGTCTCCTCGTCCCCGTCCCCGTCCCCGTCCTTCCACATCAGAGGCCATCAAGAGGAGTAAGCGAAGACACCAGCCATGTCGATGTCGGAATGGGACTTCGCACGCGCTTCCGATTACAAGACCTTTCGCCAGACTAGCCGTGACCGTGAGTGCATCCTGCTTCCCGTTTTCCTTCCTGTAGACCTTTTTAGTTCTGGAAACTTGTCTATATATTGCTTGCTTCTTTCAATCATGTGGTCACGAGAGGAGAATTGATGTTCATGGCGTATGGGATGAAGCTTGATGGCAATGAAATGGTTATTGATTCGAGCTAATGATATCACTTGTTTGCTAGTGTACGAATACATTTTAATTGTTACCTTTATTCTTTCCATCCTATGTTGCCTGTTGGTCATTAGCATTTCGGAAACATGTTATTTATAACATTTTTTCAATTATGAGCTAACGATTGAATTGATGTTCATGATATGCGGGCTGAAGTTTGAAGGAAATGAGATGATTTGTGATACATGCGAATGGGATCAATAATTAAGTCTTGTGATGGTAGATTTATTTGCTGATATAGGAAGACATGACATGCTAACGTAATATAGATTCAAGACTAGATGCAAACCTATGGAGGTGTAAGATCATTAGGAAGATGTTAGTAGCTGAAAGAAAGTGtcacaaagaaaagaaataaaatcaaGAATTGCCATGTCAATCAGTATGTGCCGTTTAGTGTTAAATTGGTATGCTAGGACAATTTTTGGTCCATTTCAGACTTGCAGTTGCTAAAGGGGTGTGTTAATTGGATTAATATGGCTGGTCCATGCTGGTAAGCTATTAACACACTTGCCATGAAATGACAAACACTTGTGTAAAATAAGGCCTGTTGGCAAGCAAAAGTAGACTTTTCATTAGAAGTGTATCATTGGGAACATGTCTTGATATGAAACTAGACCAATAAAAAGCACATACTTCATGTCTGATATATGATCATGCATATCATGTGAGCCGTAATAATGTAATATATACATTGTATCTTATTAAAAGGCAATATATGATAATAAGTCAAGTACTTTGTCAAGTCTAGCTTATTTCCTACATCTTAACTCAATTGAAAAATACATATTAGCTTCAGTAATTTCAAAAAGAATATATCgagtttcaaaagcaatgtggacCCACTAAATAAATGTAAAAGCATATCAAGGATGCTCTACTTGTTGTGACCATGTATGATGAGATAACTGATTCATTTACTTGATAAGCCTACACCATTGATTCAAAAGGTTTAAGTCTTCAATGGTAGTAGGCTTATCTAGCCTTATAAATCAATTCAAATTTTCTCTTATATTCATTATGGAACTAAACCTGGATGTTAGAGTCTTCCCCACTTATGCTTAATGTCTTTGTCAAGGTTTAAACACATCTCAGAATCAAATCATAGTATGACGCAATCATAGTACGACGCACGTGAGGCCCAGTTCAGTGATGGTTTTAAGCCATAATATGCCTCTAGTCCTATCTATGGATAATCTTTTGCCACTTGGATccatcatcatatcttttgtcATGATCTGACCTGATGGAACAACTAAATTCTTAACTTGATACATCTGAACCACTGGTCCAATGTGCTTAACCTCAAGTTAAAAGTTTCCCTATAAATAAACTCAAATCTCCTCGTATATCCGTTGTGGCACTAAATAGGGGGTGATTCCAGATATTGCTGGCACTAAATTTAGGTAATTGCATAATCAATTTCATATATTACTAACATGTCATTATATGCTACAGACCTTGTATAGTTTTAGTTAAGCATGTTGGGTTAGATTCATCAGCTGGTGTATATTATATTATGTGGATAAACCTAGGTGCCACACCTAACCAATGAGCTAGCTCTGAGACTGGTTGGCCAAAACAAGAGTGAACTTGCACTGGCTTGTAACTGACCTCTATCGAGCTATACCATATCTTGGATAAATAACAGCCAGTACCCCCCTTCACTGGTTAATATACTGTGGTCCACCATTGGCTTGGCATTGGCTTGGGAATACCATCTATAGGTTGTGATCTGTGTCTCAATACTTTATTGAACAAGTACTCATTTCCCATGCTGAGCAGTACATACAGATACGACTATTTTTTGCTTCAACAAGCAAATTACATATCTGCAAGAACTTTTCAGGATAGATCTTCACGAAGTTATTTGCTAATAGAACAACATTGTTGTTTCCTTTATTTGAAGAAATAGTTCTCGCAAGTCTCAGTTATGTTGATTAAGAATTTCGAAGAAGGAAATGAGCTCAAACTTTAATGTGAAAAATCACTAGTTATTTGACACCTTAGTTTAATGATGAGTTGTTTTGAGAGGATATGCATATATGGAAAGAAAATGTAACTAGTAGAGACATAAGTTTTAAACTTTTAATGAATATGATAGTTGCTATGAATGTGTTGTTG harbors:
- the LOC103998859 gene encoding NAC domain-containing protein 43; this encodes MSIPVNGHSGVPPGFRFHPTEEELLNFYLRKKVACEKIDLDVIRDVDLNKLEPWDIQEKCRIGSTPQNDWYFFSHKDKKYPTGTRTNRATAVGFWKATGRDKVICSSIKRIGMRKTLVFYKGRAPHGQKSDWIMHEYRLDDRSDMSYPPNPACLMEEATNQEDGWVICRVFKKKNHHHQKSVESATNCSSSSLSADAKTEWLHPNSDGMLGQILQYMGRSCKEERQDLNSEKLMRLPPLHSPTLPWFPENYTNQQLDHPSGYQTSYVPDAIHALAGTESSINSWAALDGLLASELDGQAEALKPLPCFDDPSLGVCSPATLFTPDIHRNRDRDDGDDDLWSLARPATKHISHVPY